A single window of Malus sylvestris chromosome 5, drMalSylv7.2, whole genome shotgun sequence DNA harbors:
- the LOC126620619 gene encoding G-type lectin S-receptor-like serine/threonine-protein kinase At4g27290 isoform X1, which yields MVHLLCIIFVLISLDKVYNLRTTMQSCKALRSFFMCLFFLFSLLRISAATALGTITPSQYIRDGETLVSVGGSYELGFFSPGKSKSRYLGIWYNFSTDAIVWVANRETPLGDYSGLLKLTKQGVLVLLNSSNSIVWSSNSSRIAGNPVSQLLDSGNLVVQDANETNPDDFLWQSFDYPCDTHLPKMKIGWDLVTGLDRSLSSWKSTEDPAPGEFLIRMDYRGLPQLLLMKGAKILARPGSWNGLYLTGLGYRFREPNPISAFEFVLNKDEVYFQYSLRSTSVFSRTVLSPSGVVEQFTWVHQKQSWDLPVTFLADRCQSYALCGPFSSCSINNFNTPICECFKGFVPKSLKDWNSGYWSDGCVRRTPLACSDGDGFIKYSAMKLPDTSTSWFDKSTSLKECKGLCLGNCSCTACANLDIREGGSGCVLWFDNLTDIKEFTPNGGQDLYIRVAASELEISDHAKKKSNFNKRRLLAILLSSAVFLMGLLVGMILYVQKKKLRNEGNTVPNQFHHQIQQCIHFPGLRRKDCRQEYVGEDMEEMELPLFDLTTIAKATNNFSSCNKLGEGGFGPVYKGTLIGGKEIAVKRLSKNSGQGTREFKTEVILIARLQHRNLVKLLGCCIQKDEKILIYEFMPNKSLDFYIFDQEGQKLLDWPKCFHIIGGVARGLLYLHQDSRLRIIHRDLKPSNILLDDNMNPKISDFGLAKTFGGEQSHANTNRVVGTYGYMSPEYAADGIFSMKSDVFSFGVILLEMLSRKKNRGFLHPDHDHNLLGHAWIRWIQDKPLELIHKTFCDSCNISEVVRCLHVGLLCVQRVPEDRPSMSSVVLMLSSDVALPPPKQPGFYTEKSVPESSSRTLLCSKNTFSTTLIEPR from the exons ATGGTCCATCTTCTCTGCATAAtttttgtattaatttctttggaCAAAGTGTACAATCTCAGAACAACCATGCAATCATGCAAAGCCTTGAGAAGCTTTTTTATGTGCTTGTTCTTCTTATTCTCCCTTCTAAGAATCTCAGCTGCAACTGCACTGGGCACAATCACTCCGAGTCAATATATAAGAGATGGTGAAACTCTGGTTTCAGTAGGTGGAAGCTATGAACTGGGATTCTTCAGCCCTGGTAAATCAAAAAGCCGGTACTTGGGAATATGGTACAATTTTTCTACTGATGCAATTGTGTGGGTAGCCAACAGAGAAACACCACTTGGTGATTATTCGGGACTTCTGAAGCTCACCAAGCAAGGAGTTCTGGTCCTCCTCAATAGCTCAAACAGCATTGTGTGGTCATCGAATTCTTCAAGAATCGCGGGGAATCCAGTGTCGCAACTCTTGGATTCTGGAAATCTTGTGGTGCAAGATGCAAACGAAACTAACCCGGATGACTTCTTGTGGCAGAGTTTTGATTATCCTTGTGACACACACCTACCGAAAATGAAGATTGGTTGGGACTTGGTTACTGGTTTAGATAGATCTCTCTCGTCTTGGAAGAGCACAGAAGATCCTGCTCCAGGAGAGTTTTTGATACGAATGGATTATCGTGGCTTACCACAACTTCTTCTTATGAAAGGAGCTAAGATACTGGCTAGACCAGGGTCATGGAATGGCCTTTATTTGACAGGATTAGGATATCGTTTTAGAGAACCAAATCCAATATCTGCTTTTGAATTTGTGTTGAACAAGGACGAGGTCTATTTTCAGTACAGCCTCCGAAGCACGTCAGTGTTCTCGAGAACTGTATTGAGCCCATCAGGGGTCGTAGAGCAGTTCACATGGGTGCACCAAAAACAGAGTTGGGATCTTCCCGTTACATTCCTAGCAGATCGGTGTCAAAGTTATGCCTTGTGTGGTCCATTTTCTAGTTGCAGTATCAATAACTTTAACACTCCGATATGTGAATGCTTTAAGGGATTTGTACCAAAATCTTTGAAAGATTGGAATTCGGGATATTGGTCTGATGGATGTGTTCGAAGGACTCCGTTGGCCTGCAGCGATGGAGATGGCTTCATAAAGTACAGTGCGATGAAATTGCCAGACACATCAACCTCGTGGTTTGATAAAAGCACGAGCCTTAAGGAATGCAAGGGATTATGTTTGGGAAACTGCTCATGTACTGCGTGTGCAAATCTGGACATCAGGGAGGGAGGAAGTGGCTGCGTGCTTTGGTTTGATAACCTCACCGACATAAAAGAATTCACTCCCAACGGTGGTCAAGACCTCTATATACGGGTGGCAGCTTCAGAACTAG AGATTTCAGATCATGCTAAGAAAAAGAGCAATTTCAACAAGAGACGGCTACTAGCAATTCTCCTCAGCTCTGCAGTTTTTCTCATGGGATTGCTTGTTGGAATGATATTGTACGTACAGAAGAAGAAACTCAGAAATGAAG GAAACACAGTACCTAACCAATTTCATCATCAAATTCAGCAATGTATACATTTCCCTG GACTCAGAAGAAAGGATTGCAGACAAGAATACGTTGGAGAAGACATGGAAGAGATGGAGTTACCACTGTTCGATTTGACCACCATAGCTAAAGCCACTAACAACTTTTCAAGCTGCAACAAGTTGGGAGAAGGTGGCTTTGGACCTGTGTACAAG GGTACACTGATAGGAGGAAAAGAAATTGCAGTAAAGAGGCTTTCAAAGAATTCCGGACAAGGAACGAGAGAGTTCAAAACTGAAGTTATACTCATAGCCAGACTTCAGCATCGTAATCTTGTTAAGCTTCTCGGTTGTTGCATTCAAAAAGACGAAAAAATTCTAATATATGAATTCATGCCCAACAAAAGCTTGGACTTCTATATTTTTG ATCAGGAGGGACAAAAATTGCTTGATTGGCCTAAGTGCTTCCACATTATCGGTGGAGTTGCCCGAGGGCTTCTTTATCTTCACCAAGACTCTAGATTAAGGATTATACATCGAGATCTGAAACCTAGCAATATTCTGCTAGATGATAATATGAACCCGAAGATTTCAGACTTCGGCCTGGCTAAAACATTCGGCGGTGAACAAAGTCATGCCAACACAAACAGAGTGGTTGGAACCTA TGGTTATATGTCTCCGGAATATGCAGCAGATGGAATTTTTTCGATGAAATCTGATGTGTTTAGCTTTGGAGTCATACTGCTCGAGATGTTGAGTAGGAAGAAGAACAGGGGATTTCTTCATCCAGATCACGACCACAACCTTCTTGGACAT GCATGGATACGATGGATTCAAGATAAACCACTAGAACTCATCCATAAGACATTTTGTGATTCGTGCAACATATCTGAAGTGGTAAGGTGTCTTCATGTGGGGCTGCTATGTGTGCAAAGAGTACCTGAGGATAGACCAAGCATGTCATCTGTGGTTCTGATGTTGAGCAGTGATGTTGCCTTGCCGCCTCCAAAGCAGCCCGGTTTTTACACTGAAAAAAGCGTCCCTGAATCATCATCAAGGAC
- the LOC126620619 gene encoding G-type lectin S-receptor-like serine/threonine-protein kinase At4g27290 isoform X2 produces MVHLLCIIFVLISLDKVYNLRTTMQSCKALRSFFMCLFFLFSLLRISAATALGTITPSQYIRDGETLVSVGGSYELGFFSPGKSKSRYLGIWYNFSTDAIVWVANRETPLGDYSGLLKLTKQGVLVLLNSSNSIVWSSNSSRIAGNPVSQLLDSGNLVVQDANETNPDDFLWQSFDYPCDTHLPKMKIGWDLVTGLDRSLSSWKSTEDPAPGEFLIRMDYRGLPQLLLMKGAKILARPGSWNGLYLTGLGYRFREPNPISAFEFVLNKDEVYFQYSLRSTSVFSRTVLSPSGVVEQFTWVHQKQSWDLPVTFLADRCQSYALCGPFSSCSINNFNTPICECFKGFVPKSLKDWNSGYWSDGCVRRTPLACSDGDGFIKYSAMKLPDTSTSWFDKSTSLKECKGLCLGNCSCTACANLDIREGGSGCVLWFDNLTDIKEFTPNGGQDLYIRVAASELDHAKKKSNFNKRRLLAILLSSAVFLMGLLVGMILYVQKKKLRNEGNTVPNQFHHQIQQCIHFPGLRRKDCRQEYVGEDMEEMELPLFDLTTIAKATNNFSSCNKLGEGGFGPVYKGTLIGGKEIAVKRLSKNSGQGTREFKTEVILIARLQHRNLVKLLGCCIQKDEKILIYEFMPNKSLDFYIFDQEGQKLLDWPKCFHIIGGVARGLLYLHQDSRLRIIHRDLKPSNILLDDNMNPKISDFGLAKTFGGEQSHANTNRVVGTYGYMSPEYAADGIFSMKSDVFSFGVILLEMLSRKKNRGFLHPDHDHNLLGHAWIRWIQDKPLELIHKTFCDSCNISEVVRCLHVGLLCVQRVPEDRPSMSSVVLMLSSDVALPPPKQPGFYTEKSVPESSSRTLLCSKNTFSTTLIEPR; encoded by the exons ATGGTCCATCTTCTCTGCATAAtttttgtattaatttctttggaCAAAGTGTACAATCTCAGAACAACCATGCAATCATGCAAAGCCTTGAGAAGCTTTTTTATGTGCTTGTTCTTCTTATTCTCCCTTCTAAGAATCTCAGCTGCAACTGCACTGGGCACAATCACTCCGAGTCAATATATAAGAGATGGTGAAACTCTGGTTTCAGTAGGTGGAAGCTATGAACTGGGATTCTTCAGCCCTGGTAAATCAAAAAGCCGGTACTTGGGAATATGGTACAATTTTTCTACTGATGCAATTGTGTGGGTAGCCAACAGAGAAACACCACTTGGTGATTATTCGGGACTTCTGAAGCTCACCAAGCAAGGAGTTCTGGTCCTCCTCAATAGCTCAAACAGCATTGTGTGGTCATCGAATTCTTCAAGAATCGCGGGGAATCCAGTGTCGCAACTCTTGGATTCTGGAAATCTTGTGGTGCAAGATGCAAACGAAACTAACCCGGATGACTTCTTGTGGCAGAGTTTTGATTATCCTTGTGACACACACCTACCGAAAATGAAGATTGGTTGGGACTTGGTTACTGGTTTAGATAGATCTCTCTCGTCTTGGAAGAGCACAGAAGATCCTGCTCCAGGAGAGTTTTTGATACGAATGGATTATCGTGGCTTACCACAACTTCTTCTTATGAAAGGAGCTAAGATACTGGCTAGACCAGGGTCATGGAATGGCCTTTATTTGACAGGATTAGGATATCGTTTTAGAGAACCAAATCCAATATCTGCTTTTGAATTTGTGTTGAACAAGGACGAGGTCTATTTTCAGTACAGCCTCCGAAGCACGTCAGTGTTCTCGAGAACTGTATTGAGCCCATCAGGGGTCGTAGAGCAGTTCACATGGGTGCACCAAAAACAGAGTTGGGATCTTCCCGTTACATTCCTAGCAGATCGGTGTCAAAGTTATGCCTTGTGTGGTCCATTTTCTAGTTGCAGTATCAATAACTTTAACACTCCGATATGTGAATGCTTTAAGGGATTTGTACCAAAATCTTTGAAAGATTGGAATTCGGGATATTGGTCTGATGGATGTGTTCGAAGGACTCCGTTGGCCTGCAGCGATGGAGATGGCTTCATAAAGTACAGTGCGATGAAATTGCCAGACACATCAACCTCGTGGTTTGATAAAAGCACGAGCCTTAAGGAATGCAAGGGATTATGTTTGGGAAACTGCTCATGTACTGCGTGTGCAAATCTGGACATCAGGGAGGGAGGAAGTGGCTGCGTGCTTTGGTTTGATAACCTCACCGACATAAAAGAATTCACTCCCAACGGTGGTCAAGACCTCTATATACGGGTGGCAGCTTCAGAACTAG ATCATGCTAAGAAAAAGAGCAATTTCAACAAGAGACGGCTACTAGCAATTCTCCTCAGCTCTGCAGTTTTTCTCATGGGATTGCTTGTTGGAATGATATTGTACGTACAGAAGAAGAAACTCAGAAATGAAG GAAACACAGTACCTAACCAATTTCATCATCAAATTCAGCAATGTATACATTTCCCTG GACTCAGAAGAAAGGATTGCAGACAAGAATACGTTGGAGAAGACATGGAAGAGATGGAGTTACCACTGTTCGATTTGACCACCATAGCTAAAGCCACTAACAACTTTTCAAGCTGCAACAAGTTGGGAGAAGGTGGCTTTGGACCTGTGTACAAG GGTACACTGATAGGAGGAAAAGAAATTGCAGTAAAGAGGCTTTCAAAGAATTCCGGACAAGGAACGAGAGAGTTCAAAACTGAAGTTATACTCATAGCCAGACTTCAGCATCGTAATCTTGTTAAGCTTCTCGGTTGTTGCATTCAAAAAGACGAAAAAATTCTAATATATGAATTCATGCCCAACAAAAGCTTGGACTTCTATATTTTTG ATCAGGAGGGACAAAAATTGCTTGATTGGCCTAAGTGCTTCCACATTATCGGTGGAGTTGCCCGAGGGCTTCTTTATCTTCACCAAGACTCTAGATTAAGGATTATACATCGAGATCTGAAACCTAGCAATATTCTGCTAGATGATAATATGAACCCGAAGATTTCAGACTTCGGCCTGGCTAAAACATTCGGCGGTGAACAAAGTCATGCCAACACAAACAGAGTGGTTGGAACCTA TGGTTATATGTCTCCGGAATATGCAGCAGATGGAATTTTTTCGATGAAATCTGATGTGTTTAGCTTTGGAGTCATACTGCTCGAGATGTTGAGTAGGAAGAAGAACAGGGGATTTCTTCATCCAGATCACGACCACAACCTTCTTGGACAT GCATGGATACGATGGATTCAAGATAAACCACTAGAACTCATCCATAAGACATTTTGTGATTCGTGCAACATATCTGAAGTGGTAAGGTGTCTTCATGTGGGGCTGCTATGTGTGCAAAGAGTACCTGAGGATAGACCAAGCATGTCATCTGTGGTTCTGATGTTGAGCAGTGATGTTGCCTTGCCGCCTCCAAAGCAGCCCGGTTTTTACACTGAAAAAAGCGTCCCTGAATCATCATCAAGGAC
- the LOC126620619 gene encoding G-type lectin S-receptor-like serine/threonine-protein kinase At4g27290 isoform X3 has translation MVHLLCIIFVLISLDKVYNLRTTMQSCKALRSFFMCLFFLFSLLRISAATALGTITPSQYIRDGETLVSVGGSYELGFFSPGKSKSRYLGIWYNFSTDAIVWVANRETPLGDYSGLLKLTKQGVLVLLNSSNSIVWSSNSSRIAGNPVSQLLDSGNLVVQDANETNPDDFLWQSFDYPCDTHLPKMKIGWDLVTGLDRSLSSWKSTEDPAPGEFLIRMDYRGLPQLLLMKGAKILARPGSWNGLYLTGLGYRFREPNPISAFEFVLNKDEVYFQYSLRSTSVFSRTVLSPSGVVEQFTWVHQKQSWDLPVTFLADRCQSYALCGPFSSCSINNFNTPICECFKGFVPKSLKDWNSGYWSDGCVRRTPLACSDGDGFIKYSAMKLPDTSTSWFDKSTSLKECKGLCLGNCSCTACANLDIREGGSGCVLWFDNLTDIKEFTPNGGQDLYIRVAASELEISDHAKKKSNFNKRRLLAILLSSAVFLMGLLVGMILYVQKKKLRNEGLRRKDCRQEYVGEDMEEMELPLFDLTTIAKATNNFSSCNKLGEGGFGPVYKGTLIGGKEIAVKRLSKNSGQGTREFKTEVILIARLQHRNLVKLLGCCIQKDEKILIYEFMPNKSLDFYIFDQEGQKLLDWPKCFHIIGGVARGLLYLHQDSRLRIIHRDLKPSNILLDDNMNPKISDFGLAKTFGGEQSHANTNRVVGTYGYMSPEYAADGIFSMKSDVFSFGVILLEMLSRKKNRGFLHPDHDHNLLGHAWIRWIQDKPLELIHKTFCDSCNISEVVRCLHVGLLCVQRVPEDRPSMSSVVLMLSSDVALPPPKQPGFYTEKSVPESSSRTLLCSKNTFSTTLIEPR, from the exons ATGGTCCATCTTCTCTGCATAAtttttgtattaatttctttggaCAAAGTGTACAATCTCAGAACAACCATGCAATCATGCAAAGCCTTGAGAAGCTTTTTTATGTGCTTGTTCTTCTTATTCTCCCTTCTAAGAATCTCAGCTGCAACTGCACTGGGCACAATCACTCCGAGTCAATATATAAGAGATGGTGAAACTCTGGTTTCAGTAGGTGGAAGCTATGAACTGGGATTCTTCAGCCCTGGTAAATCAAAAAGCCGGTACTTGGGAATATGGTACAATTTTTCTACTGATGCAATTGTGTGGGTAGCCAACAGAGAAACACCACTTGGTGATTATTCGGGACTTCTGAAGCTCACCAAGCAAGGAGTTCTGGTCCTCCTCAATAGCTCAAACAGCATTGTGTGGTCATCGAATTCTTCAAGAATCGCGGGGAATCCAGTGTCGCAACTCTTGGATTCTGGAAATCTTGTGGTGCAAGATGCAAACGAAACTAACCCGGATGACTTCTTGTGGCAGAGTTTTGATTATCCTTGTGACACACACCTACCGAAAATGAAGATTGGTTGGGACTTGGTTACTGGTTTAGATAGATCTCTCTCGTCTTGGAAGAGCACAGAAGATCCTGCTCCAGGAGAGTTTTTGATACGAATGGATTATCGTGGCTTACCACAACTTCTTCTTATGAAAGGAGCTAAGATACTGGCTAGACCAGGGTCATGGAATGGCCTTTATTTGACAGGATTAGGATATCGTTTTAGAGAACCAAATCCAATATCTGCTTTTGAATTTGTGTTGAACAAGGACGAGGTCTATTTTCAGTACAGCCTCCGAAGCACGTCAGTGTTCTCGAGAACTGTATTGAGCCCATCAGGGGTCGTAGAGCAGTTCACATGGGTGCACCAAAAACAGAGTTGGGATCTTCCCGTTACATTCCTAGCAGATCGGTGTCAAAGTTATGCCTTGTGTGGTCCATTTTCTAGTTGCAGTATCAATAACTTTAACACTCCGATATGTGAATGCTTTAAGGGATTTGTACCAAAATCTTTGAAAGATTGGAATTCGGGATATTGGTCTGATGGATGTGTTCGAAGGACTCCGTTGGCCTGCAGCGATGGAGATGGCTTCATAAAGTACAGTGCGATGAAATTGCCAGACACATCAACCTCGTGGTTTGATAAAAGCACGAGCCTTAAGGAATGCAAGGGATTATGTTTGGGAAACTGCTCATGTACTGCGTGTGCAAATCTGGACATCAGGGAGGGAGGAAGTGGCTGCGTGCTTTGGTTTGATAACCTCACCGACATAAAAGAATTCACTCCCAACGGTGGTCAAGACCTCTATATACGGGTGGCAGCTTCAGAACTAG AGATTTCAGATCATGCTAAGAAAAAGAGCAATTTCAACAAGAGACGGCTACTAGCAATTCTCCTCAGCTCTGCAGTTTTTCTCATGGGATTGCTTGTTGGAATGATATTGTACGTACAGAAGAAGAAACTCAGAAATGAAG GACTCAGAAGAAAGGATTGCAGACAAGAATACGTTGGAGAAGACATGGAAGAGATGGAGTTACCACTGTTCGATTTGACCACCATAGCTAAAGCCACTAACAACTTTTCAAGCTGCAACAAGTTGGGAGAAGGTGGCTTTGGACCTGTGTACAAG GGTACACTGATAGGAGGAAAAGAAATTGCAGTAAAGAGGCTTTCAAAGAATTCCGGACAAGGAACGAGAGAGTTCAAAACTGAAGTTATACTCATAGCCAGACTTCAGCATCGTAATCTTGTTAAGCTTCTCGGTTGTTGCATTCAAAAAGACGAAAAAATTCTAATATATGAATTCATGCCCAACAAAAGCTTGGACTTCTATATTTTTG ATCAGGAGGGACAAAAATTGCTTGATTGGCCTAAGTGCTTCCACATTATCGGTGGAGTTGCCCGAGGGCTTCTTTATCTTCACCAAGACTCTAGATTAAGGATTATACATCGAGATCTGAAACCTAGCAATATTCTGCTAGATGATAATATGAACCCGAAGATTTCAGACTTCGGCCTGGCTAAAACATTCGGCGGTGAACAAAGTCATGCCAACACAAACAGAGTGGTTGGAACCTA TGGTTATATGTCTCCGGAATATGCAGCAGATGGAATTTTTTCGATGAAATCTGATGTGTTTAGCTTTGGAGTCATACTGCTCGAGATGTTGAGTAGGAAGAAGAACAGGGGATTTCTTCATCCAGATCACGACCACAACCTTCTTGGACAT GCATGGATACGATGGATTCAAGATAAACCACTAGAACTCATCCATAAGACATTTTGTGATTCGTGCAACATATCTGAAGTGGTAAGGTGTCTTCATGTGGGGCTGCTATGTGTGCAAAGAGTACCTGAGGATAGACCAAGCATGTCATCTGTGGTTCTGATGTTGAGCAGTGATGTTGCCTTGCCGCCTCCAAAGCAGCCCGGTTTTTACACTGAAAAAAGCGTCCCTGAATCATCATCAAGGAC